One Vicinamibacterales bacterium DNA window includes the following coding sequences:
- a CDS encoding dienelactone hydrolase family protein, whose translation MLTAIDGGARGPVPAYVAEPAGSGPWPGVVVVHDALGMTSDLRRQAGWLAEAGYLAAAPDLFHGGRRVLCVVAVMRDLTRGTDGPAFQDLAAVRRWLAAHPRGTGRVGIVGFCLGGGFALALAPRHGYDASAVNYGAMAERDLDRLADACPIVASYGGDDPTLKGAAARLERVLTAARVPHDVKEYPDAGHGFMNDHPRSETPWAVRLLARVSHTRFDPAATADARERIVRFFGEHLARR comes from the coding sequence ATGCTGACAGCGATCGACGGAGGGGCGCGCGGGCCGGTACCCGCCTACGTGGCTGAGCCGGCCGGGAGCGGGCCATGGCCGGGCGTGGTCGTGGTGCACGATGCGCTCGGCATGACGTCGGACCTGCGCCGGCAGGCCGGGTGGCTCGCCGAGGCGGGCTACCTCGCCGCGGCGCCGGATCTCTTCCACGGCGGCCGCCGCGTCCTGTGCGTCGTCGCCGTGATGCGCGACCTGACCCGCGGCACCGACGGTCCGGCGTTCCAGGACCTGGCGGCCGTCCGGCGCTGGCTCGCCGCGCACCCGCGGGGGACGGGCCGGGTCGGTATCGTCGGCTTCTGCCTGGGCGGGGGCTTCGCGCTGGCGCTGGCGCCCCGCCACGGCTACGACGCCTCCGCCGTGAACTACGGCGCGATGGCCGAGCGCGACCTCGACCGCTTGGCCGATGCCTGTCCCATCGTCGCCAGCTACGGCGGCGACGACCCCACGCTGAAGGGCGCCGCCGCGCGCCTCGAGCGCGTGCTGACGGCGGCCCGCGTGCCGCACGACGTCAAGGAGTACCCGGACGCCGGGCACGGGTTCATGAACGACCACCCGCGGAGCGAGACGCCGTGGGCCGTCCGCCTCCTGGCGCGCGTGTCGCACACGCGCTTCGACCCGGCCGCCACCGCCGACGCGCGCGAGCGCATCGTCCGCTTCTTCGGCGAGCACCTCGCGCGCCGGTGA